Sequence from the Armatimonadota bacterium genome:
ATTATATGGGGAACATTCATTGAGCCCAAAACGACCATTTTGTGGCCAGAATCACGTGTCGTGCAAATCCAAGTTTCTATATCTGACAGTTCTCTTTCAATATCCGATAGCGATATGGGCTGCTCCAACCCCTTATAGGAGGCACACAAATTGGCTGCAGTATCCCAAGCTGCTTCATATGCCATAGGGCCTATTACAACCGGCAGCTTCCTTGCCTGTAATATTTCCGCCAGTTTTTCCACAAGCTCATCGTATGTCCATCGCCACGCCCAAGTCGGCTGGTCGCTTGTGCTCGAACATGTTATTGACTGATAACCTTTGGGCATCGATTCAGAAAACAATGCTTTAGTGTCCGCCTCAAACACATACTCAGATATGTCATTGCCGCAATACCATCCAACAGTCAGCATATCGTTGTCAGTACAAATGCCAACACGATAGACAATGCCCTTTTCATTTACAGGGGCAACCAATTTTGCCAATCCTCCCAGGCCGTTTGCCCACGCCTGCATAGCTGTTCGTATTCTCTTGCCGCACTCAATTGGCGGAGGCAGCTTGGCAGTTCTGAACCCGTCCCGTTCGGCGACCCCGTTTCGAACGATTGCTGCTGCTAAACGAGGATGTTTCTCAGCAATCGAAACGAGATAATGTGATGCGGTATCGTTGTCCGCAGACGCGGTCAATACGGTTAGAGGCGCTTGCCAATTATCTACGCTGGTGCTGTCGGACAAATCTTCGGGTGATATCCTCCTTTGAGCGAGAGCCTGGAAAGCAAACCAGTCGTGAAACAGAGGCAATGCAAAGCCAAGCATTCCTGAATCTTCAACGACTAGGCGAGAATCAAGCAGAGGCTGAATTTGAGTAAGGCTGCCAAACTCTGCGGCAGGTATTCGCCCGTTTCGTTTTACGCATTCACAGCCAAGCCGTGACAGAAGATGGAGCGCTTCTCCCAAATCTGCGCTAACGCCGCGTAATGCACGTTTCACTACAAAAGAAATCATTTCGCCTTCTGACTTTGGCTGCATGATATTATTATTTCGTATGAATGTACCAAGAAGAAGGGCAAAAAGTGGAAAATGCACGGCATCTCGCACTGATTTATCGAGACCGTAAAGATTGTGTTCATGATATTCCCAGTCAACGCATCTATTGATCAGTGCTGCGGCTTCATCATCGGTTAAAGGTGGTACGTCGACCCTGGCTTCCTCTTCCGTCAGATGTTTTAACTCTGGGATTGTTGAACGGCTCGTCATAATGATTTGAGAGTCTGACCACATCAGGCTCATTTCTCTAGCCGCATCAATAAGTCGGATGGCAGTATCGTTGCCGCATTCGTCCAGACCATCAAGAATAAGCGAAATACCAGAGATTCCAGGTTCTCCCAGACCTCTTGAAAAATCGCGGACGGCGG
This genomic interval carries:
- a CDS encoding DUF4062 domain-containing protein encodes the protein MSEITTVFLSSTFKDLQEHRKKLIEFFDGLDSYKCICMEKFNARDRDSDEFCRAKVAESDIFVGIIGHVYGSCFSNGQSYTEREYNTAVELKKPRLMFLAPNDFLVPANLMENNIEKQAKLKQLRARVENEQIRATFNSPDELVRAVCKALLDMENEKRSGIDIDLRNRTLNDLLSASHARCVRRLIATGLPEEQAKLWIDDVSFGLPGPWLYKHMQDKRIIITGDIGSGKSLVAERLHQVAVNAAISDPNAPIPIYLTEAALKTAAIDLKAAVRDFSRGLGEPGISGISLILDGLDECGNDTAIRLIDAAREMSLMWSDSQIIMTSRSTIPELKHLTEEEARVDVPPLTDDEAAALINRCVDWEYHEHNLYGLDKSVRDAVHFPLFALLLGTFIRNNNIMQPKSEGEMISFVVKRALRGVSADLGEALHLLSRLGCECVKRNGRIPAAEFGSLTQIQPLLDSRLVVEDSGMLGFALPLFHDWFAFQALAQRRISPEDLSDSTSVDNWQAPLTVLTASADNDTASHYLVSIAEKHPRLAAAIVRNGVAERDGFRTAKLPPPIECGKRIRTAMQAWANGLGGLAKLVAPVNEKGIVYRVGICTDNDMLTVGWYCGNDISEYVFEADTKALFSESMPKGYQSITCSSTSDQPTWAWRWTYDELVEKLAEILQARKLPVVIGPMAYEAAWDTAANLCASYKGLEQPISLSDIERELSDIETWICTTRDSGHKMVVLGSMNVPHIIEPLKSEVARLRGLGKTQINAPWQGPDLIPESKIITGYPWQFYSEEALLKRTRQVYTAALEMYKMIVEQWFPMFSSRLKSYVLMPMRLVGILNAPRLGKGFEGSPVLSWHFEALPEGDDNQVCIDYGPRPSHPFSNHEAIRGSIQKNRPGIDWLRASSHQEILKVFGARPATDIAYEWLWKDLEDISWVKGTFNRRNRF